A genomic stretch from Mus pahari chromosome 6, PAHARI_EIJ_v1.1, whole genome shotgun sequence includes:
- the Rims3 gene encoding regulating synaptic membrane exocytosis protein 3: MFNGEPGPASAGASRNVVRSSSISGEICGSQQAGGGAGTTTAKKRRSSLGAKMVAIVGLTQWSKSTLQLPQPEGATKKLRSNIRRSTETGIAVEMRSRVTRQGSRESTDGSTNSNSSEGTFIFPTRLGAESQFSDFLDGLGPAQIVGRQTLATPPMGDVHIAIMDRSGQLEVEVIEARGLTPKPGSKSLPATYIKAYLLENGACVAKKKTKVAKKTCDPLYQQALLFDEGPQGKVLQVIVWGDYGRMDHKCFMGMAQIMLDELDLSAAVTGWYKLFPTSSVADSTLGSLTRRLSQSSLESATSPSCS; the protein is encoded by the exons ATGTTTAACGGGGAGCCTGGTCCAGCCTCGGCTGGGGCCTCCAGGAATGTAGTAAGGAGTTCCAGCATCAGCGGTGAGATCTGTGGATCCCAGCAAGCTGGAGGTGGAGCCGGGACCACCACAGCCAAGAAACGGCGCAGCAGCCTGGGAGCCAAGATGGTGGCTATCGTCGGCTTGACCCAGTGGAGCAAAAGCACCTTGCAGCTCCCCCAGCCTG AAGGGGCCACTAAGAAGCTTCGAAGCAACATCCGACGGAGCACAGAGACTGGCATTGCAGTGGAGATGCGGAGCCGTGTGACCCGCCAGGGCAGCCGGGAGTCTACTGACGGGAGTACCAACAGTAACAGCTCCGAGGGCAC GTTTATTTTTCCCACACGGCTTGGAGCTGAAAGCCAGTTCAGTGACTTTCTGGATGGCCTGGGACCAGCCCAGATTGTGGGGCGGCAGACCCTGGCCACACCCCCCATGG GAGATGTGCACATTGCCATCATGGACCGGAGTGGCCAGCTGGAGGTGGAAGTGATTGAAGCTCGGGGCCTGACCCCCAAACCAGGCTCCAAATCCCTCCCAG CCACCTATATCAAGGCTTACCTGCTGGAGAACGGGGCGTGTGTAgccaagaaaaagacaaaggtgGCCAAGAAGACGTGTGATCCCTTGTACCAGCAAGCTCTGCTCTTTGATGAGGGGCCCCAAGGCAAGGTTCTGCAG GTGATCGTCTGGGGAGACTACGGCCGTATGGACCACAAGTGCTTCATGGGTATGGCCCAGATTATGTTGGACGAGCTGGACCTGAGTGCTGCGGTCACTGGCTGGTACAAACTCTTCCCCACATCCTCTGTGGCGGACTCCACACTTGGATCCCTCACCAGGCGCCTGTCTCAGTCCTCTTTGGAGAGTGCCACCAGCCCCTCGTGCTCCTAA